In Bordetella holmesii ATCC 51541, the following proteins share a genomic window:
- a CDS encoding transcription-repair coupling factor — protein MTQVTAPGEFCLRGGLVDLFPMGSAVPYRLDLFDDEIESIRAFDVDTQRSLYPVAEVQLLPGREFPMDEAARNHFRARFREVFEGDPSRALPYKDIGNGIAFAGVEYYLPLFFEQTATLFDYLKTGTLTVPLGNIDDAIQRFSQDTASRYNFLKSDRERPVLPPSALFLDGEALYGGFKDFARLALTGEPPHPDFCNAPDVAVARRAEDPVAKLRALVARPGARVLLCADSAGRRETLSQMLAEQGLAATEQTDEIAGFLQTPANFGLTIAPLTAGFGLTEGGLVFLTENDLYPGNAGVKRRGKRTQEGSSNVEAMVRDLAELREGDPVVHAQHGIGRYHGLVNMDMGEGEMEFLHLEYASGATLYVPVSQLHVIARYSGADPDAAPLHQLGSGQWDKARKKAARQVRDTAAELLALYAQRAAREGYAFNLPLSDYEAFAEGFGFEETPDQSAAIQAVILDMTSGKPMDRLVCGDVGFGKTEVALRAAFLAVANGKQVALLCPTTLLAEQHAQTFSDRFAEWPVRVVELSRFRSAKEVSAAIEGINDGRVDIVIGTHKILSKDVHFKRLGLVIIDEEHRFGVRQKETLKALRAEVDVLTLTATPIPRTLGMSLEGIRDFSVIATAPQKRLAIKTFVRREDGSTIREALLRELKRGGQAYFLHNEVETIHNRRARLEELVPEARIGVAHGQMPERELEQVMKDFYQQRFNVLLCTTIIETGIDVPSANTIVIHRADRFGLAQLHQLRGRVGRSHHQAYAYLLTPGEDAITSNAKKRLEAIQAMEELGSGFYLAMHDLEIRGTGEILGDSQSGNIQEVGFSMYNEMLSEAVRALKSGEEPDLDAPFKLACEVNLHAPALLPSDYCPDVHGRLAIYKRLSHAHDEDDLIRIQEELIDRFGKLPEPAQTLLTTHRLRLAAEPLGIVKIDVSETQALLQFGPKAVVDPLRIIELVQKQRHIKLSGQDKLRIEITTAQVTARADAVRAVLRSLK, from the coding sequence GTGACTCAGGTCACCGCGCCTGGCGAGTTCTGCCTGCGGGGCGGATTGGTCGACCTGTTCCCCATGGGGTCGGCGGTGCCCTACCGGCTGGACCTTTTCGATGACGAGATCGAATCCATCCGCGCCTTTGACGTTGATACCCAGCGCAGCCTTTACCCCGTGGCCGAAGTTCAGCTTCTGCCGGGACGCGAATTTCCCATGGACGAGGCGGCACGCAACCATTTTCGTGCGCGTTTCCGTGAGGTTTTCGAGGGCGATCCGTCCCGCGCCCTGCCCTACAAGGACATCGGCAATGGGATCGCTTTCGCCGGAGTCGAATATTATCTGCCGTTGTTTTTCGAACAGACGGCTACGCTGTTTGACTACCTCAAGACCGGTACGCTCACCGTCCCTCTGGGCAATATCGACGACGCCATCCAGAGGTTCTCCCAGGACACTGCCAGCCGCTATAACTTCCTCAAAAGCGACCGCGAACGGCCCGTGCTGCCGCCATCGGCGCTGTTTCTGGATGGAGAAGCGTTATATGGCGGTTTCAAGGACTTCGCCCGCCTGGCACTGACCGGCGAGCCGCCGCACCCGGACTTTTGCAACGCGCCGGACGTGGCTGTCGCCCGCCGCGCCGAAGACCCGGTAGCCAAGTTGCGTGCGCTCGTGGCGCGCCCCGGCGCCCGCGTACTGCTATGCGCGGACTCCGCAGGCCGACGCGAAACGCTATCCCAAATGCTGGCCGAGCAAGGTCTCGCGGCGACAGAGCAGACCGACGAGATCGCCGGTTTTCTACAAACACCGGCCAACTTCGGGCTGACCATCGCGCCCCTGACGGCGGGTTTTGGGCTCACCGAAGGCGGTTTGGTTTTTCTCACCGAGAACGACCTCTACCCCGGCAATGCGGGCGTCAAGCGACGCGGCAAACGCACCCAGGAAGGCAGCAGCAACGTCGAAGCCATGGTGCGCGACCTGGCCGAACTGCGTGAGGGCGATCCTGTCGTTCATGCCCAGCACGGCATCGGCCGCTACCACGGGTTGGTCAATATGGACATGGGTGAAGGAGAGATGGAGTTCCTGCACCTGGAGTACGCCAGCGGCGCCACGCTCTATGTGCCGGTATCACAGTTGCACGTCATTGCGCGCTATAGCGGCGCAGATCCCGACGCCGCGCCACTGCATCAACTCGGCTCCGGGCAGTGGGACAAGGCCAGAAAGAAAGCCGCAAGGCAAGTCCGCGACACCGCCGCCGAATTGCTCGCGCTGTATGCGCAACGCGCCGCGCGCGAAGGCTACGCTTTCAATCTGCCACTGTCGGACTATGAAGCTTTTGCCGAAGGCTTCGGCTTCGAAGAGACGCCCGATCAGTCTGCCGCCATCCAGGCCGTCATCCTGGACATGACCTCCGGCAAGCCCATGGACCGCCTGGTCTGCGGCGATGTGGGCTTTGGCAAGACCGAGGTCGCGCTGCGCGCCGCCTTTCTGGCCGTGGCCAACGGCAAGCAGGTCGCCCTGCTGTGCCCGACCACTCTCCTGGCCGAGCAACATGCACAGACATTTTCGGACCGCTTTGCCGAGTGGCCCGTGCGCGTGGTGGAGCTGTCGCGCTTTCGGTCAGCCAAGGAAGTCAGTGCCGCCATCGAAGGTATCAATGACGGGCGTGTGGATATCGTCATTGGCACTCACAAAATCCTGTCCAAGGATGTCCACTTCAAACGCCTGGGCCTGGTCATCATCGATGAGGAGCATCGATTCGGCGTACGCCAGAAAGAGACACTCAAAGCTTTGCGAGCCGAAGTGGACGTTCTGACGCTCACGGCCACGCCTATCCCCCGCACGCTGGGCATGTCGCTCGAAGGCATACGCGACTTCTCCGTGATAGCCACCGCGCCGCAAAAGCGCCTGGCCATCAAGACCTTCGTGCGGCGCGAAGACGGCAGCACCATACGGGAAGCGTTGCTACGCGAACTCAAGCGTGGCGGACAAGCCTACTTTCTGCACAACGAGGTCGAGACCATCCACAATCGCCGGGCGCGACTGGAGGAACTCGTACCCGAGGCACGCATAGGCGTAGCACATGGCCAAATGCCCGAGCGCGAGCTCGAGCAGGTCATGAAGGACTTTTATCAACAGCGCTTCAATGTGCTGCTATGCACGACCATCATCGAAACGGGCATTGACGTGCCCAGCGCCAATACCATCGTTATCCACCGAGCCGATCGTTTTGGCCTGGCTCAATTGCACCAGTTGCGCGGCCGGGTCGGCCGCTCGCATCATCAGGCCTACGCCTATCTGCTTACGCCGGGCGAAGATGCCATCACGAGCAATGCCAAAAAGCGTCTTGAGGCCATCCAGGCAATGGAAGAGCTGGGTTCCGGTTTCTACCTTGCCATGCACGATCTGGAAATCCGCGGTACTGGCGAGATTCTGGGCGACTCCCAGTCCGGCAACATTCAGGAAGTCGGTTTCTCGATGTACAACGAAATGCTCAGCGAGGCAGTGCGTGCATTGAAATCAGGCGAAGAACCCGACCTGGATGCTCCGTTCAAACTGGCATGCGAAGTCAACCTCCATGCGCCCGCCCTGCTGCCATCCGATTACTGCCCCGACGTGCATGGCAGGCTGGCCATCTACAAACGGCTGTCGCATGCGCACGATGAGGACGACCTCATCCGCATTCAGGAAGAGTTGATCGACCGGTTCGGTAAGCTGCCCGAGCCTGCTCAGACGCTGTTGACCACGCATCGGCTGCGCCTGGCCGCCGAACCATTAGGCATCGTCAAGATCGACGTCAGCGAAACCCAGGCGCTACTGCAGTTTGGCCCAAAGGCCGTCGTCGATCCCTTGCGCATCATCGAACTGGTGCAAAAGCAGCGCCACATCAAACTCTCCGGACAGGACAAGCTGCGCATTGAAATCACCACAGCGCAGGTCACCGCACGCGCCGACGCCGTGCGTGCCGTGCTGCGCTCTCTAAAATAG
- a CDS encoding transcription-repair coupling factor domain protein, whose product MDTQLPSTSPTLAALKPGTRFVQPCPPGSGDGWLLADLARQARKPIVVLAADPLQAQRLADEVPLFAPELRVRQLPDWETLPYDAFSPHQDLISERLHTLHALMTESVDILTVPVTTALYRLPPPLSWRPIPFRFANATNWTKRRCARN is encoded by the coding sequence GTGGATACGCAGCTGCCGTCCACCTCCCCTACCCTGGCCGCCCTCAAACCCGGGACGCGCTTTGTTCAACCCTGCCCCCCCGGTTCGGGCGATGGATGGCTGCTTGCCGACCTGGCGCGCCAGGCCCGCAAGCCCATCGTCGTGCTGGCGGCCGATCCGCTACAGGCCCAGCGCCTGGCCGATGAAGTACCCTTGTTTGCGCCCGAACTGCGCGTGCGTCAGCTCCCTGACTGGGAAACGCTGCCCTACGACGCATTTTCGCCCCATCAAGATCTGATCTCGGAGCGTCTGCATACCCTGCACGCGTTGATGACCGAATCGGTCGACATCCTGACGGTGCCGGTGACCACGGCCTTATACCGCCTTCCGCCCCCGCTTTCCTGGCGGCCTATACCTTTTCGTTTCGCCAACGCGACAAACTGGACGAAGCGGCGCTGCGCGCGCAACTGA
- the ispF gene encoding 2-C-methyl-D-erythritol 2,4-cyclodiphosphate synthase: MKIPFRVGQGFDVHALVVGRPLIIGGVRIEHTHGLLGHSDADVLLHAVTDAVLGAAGLGDIGRHFPDTDPRFKGADSRVLLREAMSRVREAGWQVVNVDATVHAQAPKIGPHAAAMAANVAEDLQVDATAVNIKAKTNEGLGYLGRKEGIAATVVALITRLD, from the coding sequence ATGAAGATCCCTTTTCGTGTTGGGCAAGGTTTTGATGTGCATGCACTGGTCGTCGGACGGCCCTTGATCATCGGTGGTGTGCGCATCGAGCACACGCATGGGCTTCTCGGTCACTCCGATGCCGATGTGCTGCTGCACGCGGTGACCGATGCGGTGCTCGGCGCAGCGGGTTTGGGCGACATCGGGCGTCATTTCCCCGATACGGATCCGCGTTTCAAGGGCGCCGATAGCCGGGTGCTGCTGCGCGAAGCAATGTCGCGGGTGCGCGAAGCCGGCTGGCAGGTCGTGAATGTGGACGCTACCGTGCACGCGCAGGCACCCAAGATCGGCCCGCATGCCGCGGCCATGGCGGCCAACGTCGCCGAGGACCTGCAGGTGGACGCCACCGCGGTCAACATCAAGGCCAAGACCAATGAGGGTTTGGGTTATCTGGGCCGCAAGGAAGGTATTGCCGCTACCGTCGTCGCGCTCATCACCCGCCTCGACTGA
- a CDS encoding transposase family protein, with product MLDRKTIERLGGWEGYRVERVVWPEGESRTVTIYLKPSARTMHCEHCGNRCRQVHETTTRRVRDLPLMALRVTLVVPRRRVWCEQCGGPHLERLSWLGRYQRVTDRLAEAVSQLLESSNILAVARFFQLGWHTVKALDKALLRRAIQEPDWSQIHYLAMDEFALHKGHRYATVVVDPIRRQVLWIGDGRSRETARAFFEQLPTGVAQQIRAVAIDMTTAYELEIQANCPNAEIVYDLFHVVAKYGREVIDRVRVDQANQLRHDKPARRVIKSSRWLLLRNRKNLDPCQSVKLDELLQANQPLLTAYLMRDELKQLWFYQHPGYARQAWDHWLQQAQGSGIAALAHFALKLKAYLHGILSRCRHRLNTSIVEGINNTIKVIKRRAYGYRDQEYFFLKIRSAFPDIPR from the coding sequence ATGCTGGACCGCAAGACGATCGAGAGGTTGGGTGGGTGGGAAGGTTATCGGGTGGAGCGGGTCGTGTGGCCTGAAGGTGAGAGCCGGACGGTCACGATTTACCTGAAGCCTTCAGCGCGAACGATGCACTGCGAGCACTGCGGCAACCGATGTCGGCAGGTGCATGAGACGACCACGCGCCGGGTGCGGGATCTGCCGCTAATGGCGCTGCGAGTGACGCTGGTAGTGCCGCGTCGGCGGGTCTGGTGCGAGCAGTGCGGTGGACCGCATCTGGAGAGGCTGAGCTGGCTGGGCCGTTACCAGCGAGTGACCGACCGGCTGGCCGAGGCGGTCAGCCAGTTGCTTGAGTCCAGCAACATTCTGGCCGTGGCGCGCTTCTTCCAACTGGGTTGGCACACGGTCAAGGCGCTGGACAAGGCCCTGCTGCGACGGGCGATCCAAGAGCCGGACTGGAGCCAGATCCACTACCTAGCGATGGACGAGTTCGCTCTACACAAGGGCCATCGTTATGCCACGGTCGTTGTCGATCCGATCCGCCGTCAGGTGCTATGGATCGGTGATGGCCGCTCGCGCGAGACGGCCAGAGCCTTCTTCGAACAACTGCCAACTGGGGTTGCCCAGCAGATCCGGGCCGTAGCGATCGACATGACGACGGCCTATGAGCTGGAGATCCAGGCCAACTGCCCCAACGCCGAGATCGTCTACGACCTGTTCCACGTCGTGGCCAAGTACGGCCGTGAAGTGATAGACCGGGTGCGTGTAGACCAAGCGAACCAGTTGCGGCACGACAAGCCGGCCCGCCGGGTGATCAAGTCCAGTCGCTGGCTACTGCTGCGCAATCGCAAAAACCTCGATCCGTGCCAATCGGTAAAGTTGGACGAGTTGCTCCAGGCCAACCAGCCCTTGCTCACCGCTTATCTGATGCGCGATGAGCTCAAACAGCTGTGGTTCTACCAACACCCCGGCTACGCCCGCCAGGCATGGGATCACTGGCTGCAACAGGCTCAGGGCAGCGGCATCGCCGCCTTGGCTCACTTCGCGCTCAAGCTAAAAGCCTATCTGCACGGGATTCTGTCTCGCTGTCGCCACCGGCTCAACACCAGCATCGTCGAGGGCATCAACAACACCATCAAAGTCATCAAGCGCCGCGCCTACGGCTACCGCGATCAGGAGTACTTCTTCCTCAAGATCCGGTCTGCATTCCCCGATATTCCTCGATGA
- a CDS encoding alkylhydroperoxidase AhpD family core domain protein, whose protein sequence is MEFLSTIKDQLPDWAKDIRLNLDSVIARSTLAQEDALGAGLAAAYASGNAFLINAFKGALSETDANATLTAAALMGMNNTWYPYVEMSGDAQLKSLPAQLRMNAYASHGGVEKKRFELFALVASIVGKCHFCVQSHYENLKNDGLSTEQLRDAGRIASVINAAALALAAQGK, encoded by the coding sequence ATGGAATTCCTTTCTACCATCAAGGACCAACTGCCGGATTGGGCCAAGGACATTCGCCTGAATCTGGACAGCGTGATTGCGCGCTCCACCCTGGCGCAAGAGGATGCGCTCGGCGCTGGCCTGGCCGCAGCCTACGCTTCGGGCAATGCTTTTCTGATTAATGCCTTCAAGGGTGCCCTGTCGGAAACCGACGCCAACGCAACCTTGACGGCCGCAGCCCTCATGGGCATGAACAATACCTGGTACCCCTATGTGGAGATGAGCGGCGACGCTCAACTCAAGAGTCTGCCGGCGCAATTGCGCATGAATGCCTACGCCTCGCACGGCGGCGTCGAGAAAAAGCGCTTCGAACTCTTCGCGCTGGTCGCATCCATCGTGGGCAAATGCCACTTCTGCGTCCAGTCGCACTATGAAAACCTGAAGAACGACGGCCTGTCGACCGAACAACTGCGCGATGCAGGCCGAATCGCTTCGGTGATCAATGCCGCAGCGTTGGCCCTGGCTGCTCAAGGCAAGTAA
- a CDS encoding ahpC/TSA family protein, producing the protein MKTVGDKLEPFKVTGVKPGFNQYEENGVSAFEEITESSFPGKWKVIYFYPKDFTFVCPTEIVGFNKLAKDFEDRDAVLLGGSSDNEFVKLAWRREHPDLNKLGHYQFGDTTGALIDQLGVREKGAGVALRATFIVDPDNTIQHVSVNNLNVGRNPEEVLRLLDGLQTDELCPCNRNVGGATL; encoded by the coding sequence ATGAAAACTGTTGGCGACAAGCTCGAGCCTTTCAAGGTCACCGGCGTCAAGCCCGGCTTCAATCAGTACGAAGAAAACGGCGTGTCCGCTTTTGAAGAAATCACCGAAAGCTCGTTCCCCGGCAAGTGGAAGGTCATCTATTTCTACCCGAAGGACTTCACCTTCGTGTGCCCGACCGAAATCGTCGGCTTCAACAAGCTGGCCAAGGATTTCGAAGACCGTGACGCCGTCCTGCTGGGTGGCTCGAGCGACAACGAATTCGTCAAGCTGGCCTGGCGCCGTGAGCACCCGGATCTCAACAAGCTGGGTCACTACCAGTTCGGTGACACCACCGGTGCTCTGATCGACCAACTCGGCGTGCGCGAAAAGGGCGCTGGCGTTGCTCTGCGCGCGACCTTCATCGTCGACCCCGACAACACCATCCAGCACGTTTCGGTCAACAACCTGAACGTCGGTCGCAACCCTGAAGAAGTGCTGCGCTTGCTGGACGGTCTGCAAACGGACGAACTCTGCCCGTGCAACCGCAACGTGGGCGGCGCTACGCTGTAA
- a CDS encoding putative oxidative stress related two component system, sensor kinase gives MAQRVITAVNITRTALIYSHADERSKLLLDLATNEGIQVYPREITDFTEALPDDDYWQRVAQHIRTRFGPDTQIAWSVNQVPGFWVSFRIDQDLYWLVFEREQIGLTDGIEWLGWGATALLLSLVGAAVSVGFVNRPLSRLARAAQVLSRGETPAPLPEQGPLEIRDLNASFNRMAKDLRQAEADRELMLAGISHDLRTPLARMRLEIEMSGVSEDARQAIDEDLGQIDHSIGQLMEYARPAGTLPQLATDISSVLSELYERERSHTGSLGGELEASIEPGLRARITALDLKRIVGNLIENARRYSRSTDGLAHLVMTVQSKGNTLTIEVSDRGPGIAAEEVERLLRPFSRGEAARTGVSGAGLGLAIVERLLKHVGGSLRMLPRQGGGLTARIELPKAKLRNYQLDTPNQ, from the coding sequence ATGGCTCAGCGCGTGATCACCGCCGTCAATATCACGCGCACCGCGCTGATCTATTCGCACGCCGACGAGCGCAGCAAACTGCTGCTGGACCTGGCCACCAATGAAGGCATCCAGGTCTACCCGCGCGAAATCACCGACTTCACCGAAGCGCTGCCTGACGACGACTACTGGCAAAGGGTCGCGCAGCATATCCGCACCCGTTTCGGTCCGGATACGCAGATTGCCTGGAGCGTGAATCAGGTTCCCGGGTTCTGGGTGAGTTTCCGGATAGATCAGGATCTTTACTGGCTGGTTTTCGAGCGCGAGCAAATCGGACTTACCGATGGTATCGAATGGTTGGGCTGGGGCGCCACCGCGCTCTTGCTCTCTCTGGTGGGGGCAGCGGTCAGCGTGGGTTTTGTCAATCGGCCGCTATCGCGGCTGGCCCGGGCGGCCCAAGTGCTTTCGCGCGGCGAGACGCCGGCGCCGCTGCCCGAACAGGGCCCATTGGAGATACGCGATCTCAACGCCTCCTTCAACCGCATGGCCAAAGATCTGCGCCAGGCGGAAGCCGATCGCGAGCTCATGCTGGCGGGCATCTCGCACGATCTGCGAACGCCCTTGGCACGCATGCGTCTGGAAATCGAAATGAGCGGCGTCTCAGAAGACGCACGCCAGGCCATCGACGAAGATCTGGGTCAGATTGACCACAGCATCGGCCAGTTGATGGAGTACGCGCGTCCGGCCGGTACCCTGCCCCAACTGGCTACCGACATCTCCTCGGTGCTGAGCGAGCTTTACGAGCGCGAACGCAGCCATACGGGCTCACTGGGCGGCGAACTGGAAGCCAGTATCGAACCCGGGCTGCGCGCCCGTATCACCGCGCTCGACCTCAAGCGCATCGTCGGCAATCTGATCGAAAACGCGCGCCGCTACAGTCGCTCGACCGACGGGCTCGCCCATTTGGTCATGACCGTGCAATCCAAAGGCAATACGCTGACCATCGAAGTGTCTGATCGGGGCCCGGGGATAGCCGCCGAAGAGGTCGAACGCCTGCTGCGACCCTTCTCGCGAGGTGAGGCCGCTCGCACCGGCGTCAGTGGCGCGGGACTGGGTCTGGCCATTGTCGAACGCCTGCTCAAGCACGTCGGCGGCTCTCTCAGAATGCTGCCCCGACAGGGCGGCGGGCTGACGGCCAGGATAGAGTTACCCAAAGCCAAACTTAGAAATTATCAATTAGACACGCCAAATCAATAG
- the ompR gene encoding transcriptional regulatory protein ompR → MNTQNTTPTRKILVVDDDPRLRDLLRRYLSEQGFNVFVAEDAKEMGKLWQREHFDLLVLDLMLPGEDGLSICRRLRGGHDNTPIIMLTAKAEEIDRIVGLEMGADDYLSKPFNPRELLARINAILRRRGTEEHPGAPSQENESIAFGPYVLNLSTRTLTRNGEQVPITTGEFSVLKVFARHPKIPLSRDKLMELARGREYEAFDRSLDVQISRLRKLIESNPSKPVFIQTVWGLGYVFVPDGGS, encoded by the coding sequence ATGAATACGCAAAACACCACCCCCACCCGCAAGATCCTGGTTGTCGACGATGATCCGCGCCTGCGCGATCTGCTGCGCCGCTACCTGTCGGAACAAGGGTTCAATGTCTTCGTTGCCGAGGATGCCAAGGAAATGGGCAAGCTCTGGCAGCGTGAGCACTTTGACCTGCTCGTCCTCGATTTGATGCTTCCGGGCGAGGATGGTCTGTCGATCTGCCGACGGCTGCGGGGCGGCCACGACAATACACCCATCATCATGCTGACCGCCAAGGCCGAAGAGATCGACCGTATCGTCGGCCTTGAAATGGGCGCTGACGACTACTTGTCCAAGCCTTTCAACCCGCGAGAGCTGCTGGCCCGCATCAATGCGATCCTGCGCCGCCGTGGCACGGAAGAGCATCCGGGCGCTCCCAGCCAGGAGAACGAGTCGATTGCTTTCGGGCCCTATGTGCTCAACCTGTCGACCCGCACCCTTACCCGCAATGGCGAGCAGGTGCCCATCACCACCGGCGAGTTCTCGGTCCTGAAGGTCTTTGCCCGCCACCCCAAGATCCCACTGTCGCGCGACAAGCTCATGGAGCTGGCCCGCGGCCGCGAGTACGAGGCGTTCGACCGCAGCCTGGACGTGCAGATTTCGCGTTTGCGCAAACTGATCGAATCCAATCCGTCTAAACCCGTCTTCATTCAAACCGTTTGGGGCTTGGGATATGTCTTCGTCCCGGATGGCGGCAGCTGA
- a CDS encoding helix-turn-helix family protein — protein sequence MNTHKHARLTFLRRLEMVQQLIAHQVCVPEAARAYGVTAPTVRKWLGRFLAQGQAGLADASSRPTVSPRAIAPAKALAIVELRRKRLTQARIAQALGVSASTVSRVLARAGLSHLADLEPAEPVVRYEHQAPAICCTSTSRSWDVSSALATGSRATDAIPLRGPAGTSSSWPSMTTPAWPSPTSTPTSASPAPSSSSRTQWPTTSAWA from the coding sequence ATGAACACCCATAAGCATGCCCGATTGACCTTCCTACGTCGACTCGAAATGGTCCAGCAATTGATCGCCCATCAAGTTTGTGTACCTGAAGCGGCCCGCGCCTATGGGGTCACCGCGCCGACTGTGCGCAAATGGCTGGGCCGCTTCCTGGCTCAGGGCCAGGCGGGCTTGGCCGATGCGTCCTCGCGCCCGACGGTCTCGCCCCGAGCGATTGCGCCGGCCAAGGCGCTGGCTATCGTGGAGCTGCGCCGCAAGCGGCTGACCCAAGCGCGCATCGCCCAGGCGCTGGGCGTGTCAGCCAGCACCGTCAGCCGCGTCCTGGCCCGCGCCGGTCTGTCGCACCTGGCCGACCTGGAGCCGGCCGAGCCGGTGGTGCGCTACGAGCATCAGGCCCCGGCGATCTGCTGCACATCGACATCAAGAAGCTGGGACGTATCCAGCGCCCTGGCCACCGGGTCACGGGCAACCGACGCGATACCGTTGAGGGGGCCGGCTGGGACTTCGTCTTCGTGGCCATCGATGACCACGCCCGCGTGGCCTTCACCGACATCCACCCCGACGAGCGCTTCCCCAGCGCCGTCCAGTTCCTCAAGGACGCAGTGGCCTACTACCAGCGCCTGGGCGTGA
- a CDS encoding integrase core domain protein: MAYYQRLGVTIQRLLTDNGSAFRSRAFAALCHELGIKHRFTRPYRPQTNGKAERFIQSALREWAYAHTYQNSQHRADAMKSWLHHYNWHRPHQGIGRAVPISRLNLDEYNLLTVHS, translated from the coding sequence GTGGCCTACTACCAGCGCCTGGGCGTGACCATCCAGCGCTTGCTCACCGACAATGGCTCGGCCTTTCGCAGCCGCGCCTTCGCCGCGCTGTGCCATGAGCTGGGCATCAAGCACCGCTTTACCCGACCTTACCGCCCACAGACCAATGGCAAGGCCGAACGCTTCATCCAGTCGGCCTTGCGTGAGTGGGCTTACGCTCACACCTACCAGAACTCCCAACACCGAGCCGATGCCATGAAATCCTGGCTACACCACTACAACTGGCATCGACCCCACCAAGGCATCGGGCGCGCTGTACCCATCTCCAGACTCAACCTGGACGAATACAACCTATTGACAGTTCACAGCTAG
- the yeaZ gene encoding tRNA threonylcarbamoyl adenosine modification protein YeaZ yields the protein MDLNLLAVETSSARCGVALLLRRDGQECLTVLEHEGAQEHAERLLPMAGRLLAQAGLSPDALHGVAFGQGPGGFTGLRVACGVAQGVAMGLDIPVLPVVSHMAVAEAAGALYGQAVVVALDARMEEVYAAVYRRVPSPEGPAWEALQAPLLIAAAELLPWVRHQMGVWRLEGPPLLAGDAWTVYPEAMPVPADWPRSPAARPQAYEVARLAVRDWERGLAVAPELAAPLYVRDKVAFTTVERQQGLGGNPRAERALVTSRPPEPVDDDTPIEPMTQADLPAVAALEARVQAFPWTQGNFADALAAGYDCCVLRSGGQIAGFCVLMHAPDVSHILVIAVDRDSQRRGLGRRLIAWSAARARLHAVPALLLEVRPSNQKALDFYAQQGFLRVGCAKTIIRPAMASVRTPG from the coding sequence ATGGATCTGAACCTGCTTGCCGTTGAAACATCTTCCGCGCGCTGCGGCGTAGCCCTGCTGCTGCGGCGCGACGGCCAAGAGTGCCTGACCGTGCTGGAGCACGAAGGTGCCCAGGAGCACGCCGAGCGCCTGCTGCCCATGGCGGGCCGTTTGCTCGCTCAGGCGGGCTTGAGCCCGGACGCCTTGCACGGAGTGGCTTTCGGCCAGGGGCCTGGAGGATTCACCGGGTTGCGGGTGGCCTGCGGTGTAGCTCAAGGCGTGGCGATGGGCCTGGATATTCCGGTTCTGCCCGTGGTCTCTCATATGGCGGTTGCCGAAGCTGCCGGAGCGCTCTACGGCCAGGCGGTGGTTGTGGCGCTCGACGCCCGAATGGAGGAAGTCTACGCGGCGGTTTACCGCCGAGTGCCCAGCCCGGAAGGTCCCGCCTGGGAGGCGTTGCAGGCACCTCTGCTGATTGCCGCCGCTGAATTGTTGCCTTGGGTTCGGCACCAGATGGGGGTCTGGCGTCTCGAGGGTCCGCCTTTGCTGGCCGGAGATGCCTGGACAGTGTATCCCGAAGCCATGCCGGTTCCGGCGGATTGGCCCCGCAGCCCGGCGGCGCGCCCGCAGGCCTACGAGGTGGCACGTCTGGCCGTACGCGACTGGGAGCGTGGCTTGGCCGTGGCACCCGAACTGGCCGCGCCCCTCTATGTGCGTGACAAGGTCGCGTTCACCACGGTCGAACGGCAGCAGGGCTTGGGAGGCAATCCCCGGGCCGAGCGTGCGCTGGTCACGTCCAGGCCGCCGGAGCCCGTGGACGATGACACGCCGATCGAGCCTATGACGCAGGCCGATTTGCCCGCTGTCGCCGCTCTGGAGGCACGCGTGCAGGCCTTCCCCTGGACGCAAGGCAATTTCGCTGATGCACTGGCAGCCGGTTATGACTGTTGCGTGCTGCGTAGCGGCGGACAGATCGCCGGATTTTGCGTGCTCATGCACGCCCCGGATGTCTCGCACATTCTGGTCATCGCGGTCGATCGCGACAGCCAGCGCCGTGGCTTGGGACGCCGCCTTATCGCCTGGAGCGCGGCACGCGCCCGTTTGCATGCCGTGCCGGCCCTGCTGCTGGAGGTCCGACCGTCCAATCAGAAGGCACTTGATTTCTATGCGCAGCAGGGCTTTCTGCGGGTGGGTTGCGCAAAGACTATTATCCGGCCGGCCATGGCAAGCGTGAGGACGCCTGGGTGA